GCCCGTTGCGCGGGTCGGCGCGATGTTGCGGAGGCCGTTTCGAGCCCCTTGCTGCGGCTTCAAGGGGCGGAATATTTTGATAAACACGGCCACATTGATTATGTTATATTGCCTATTTATTTACTCGCTCAAAAGCGGCTCTCGGGGGGGAACGGTTAGTGTATCTCATTTGGTGGTGGGCAAAGGAATGAAGGCTGAAGAATGAGGGTTTATCTAAAGAACTTGATATCTACAGTCTTGCCGCGCCACATCGTGAAATGGATGCGAGAGGTAACGAATTACCTCCCCAAATCCTGGAAGTATGGAAAACCGTACAAGGAAGCTGTGGCACTGCTCACCCAAAGTGAGACATGGGACCTCAAAGAGCTGCTGGCATATCAACAAAGACAGCTTCGACTGCTGATCGACTTTGCTTACTCCAACGTTCCGTACTATACCGAAGTTTTTCAAACTCACGGCCTGACACCGAAAGATATTCAGACACCGGAGGACATTCAGAAGCTGCCTTTCTTGACGAAGGAAATCGTGAGAGAACGCAAGGCGGATCTGATGGCCTCCAACTTCTCGTTCTTTACGCGAGATGAAGCCCACACGAGCGGAAGTACCGGGGCAGCGCTGAGTTTCTTCATGGATCACAGTACAAGGGCTTTCGAACGGGCCATCGCTCGACGACATCTGGACTGGTTGGGCTACAACCCCGGAGAACCGGTCGCGTTCTTCAGCCCGATGCCTCTTGCCCTCATGAGAAAGGGTTACGTGTATATCAGGCCCTTGAAGGAGTTGCGATTTTCGTTTGGTGTGGTCAACCCCGACAGACTCGACCGAATGGTGAAGGTCCTTCAAGAATTCAAGCCCGCTTACATAAGCGCATGGCCATCTTCTCTCTATATTCTGGCACGATGGATGGAACGCAAAAAAAAGAGCGTTCCGCCGCCCAGTTTCCTGATCGCCGGTTCGGAAAATCTCTATCCTCACGCCAAGGAACTGATCGAACGCGTTTTCCAGGCCCCTGTCATCGACCACTACGGCCAAGAAGAATCGGTAGCCGTAGCTATACAGTGTTCTCTCGGCCAAGGGTATCACATACAGATGGAGAATTCGGTTGTCGAATTGGTTCCACACCGAGACGATCTGTGGGAACTAGCGGGCACGTGTCTCCACAACTTTGCCATGCCCTTTATCAGGTACAGGACTGGCGATCTGGCCAGGAAAAGCGACCAGCCATGCCCTTGCGGCAGAAGCCACCCGATCCTTTCCGAGATATTCGGCAGGGAAGTGGACTTTATTGTTACACCCGAAGGAAACCTGGTATCCCCGCTGATCCTAAGTTACGTTTTCCATAGATCGGAAGAGATAAGGGAAAGCCAGATCATTCAGGAGGATCTGAGTTCTTTTCGCATAAAAGTGGTTCCCTGGGAGACTATTTCGCCCGCTACAAAAGAGGGCCTTGTACGCGACTTCGGAAAGGCGCTGGAATCGAGCCGCGCAAGAATGGTCATCGAGGAAGTAGAAGAAATTCCGCCTACTTTGGGATGCAAGAGACCGTTCGTCATCTCGCATATTAGGCCCGAGAATCGGTTTTGGGAAGAGAGCGCCTCCAGAGCCCGCTGATTAATTAGAAACAAGTGATATGAACAAGAATGTTTAGGCATTACCACCGCTTCAAGCTCATGCTCATGGCTGCTGACGTTGTTTTCACGGTTGGGCTGTTGGCGGCCCTTACTCAATACGGTGGTTCTCTTCCTAGGATTGCCGGCCGGACTGACAGTGCAGCGCCTGAGTGGTTCGTATTCCTGTTGGTGGGTCTGTTGTGGCATGCCCTATTTGCTATGATGGGGGTGTATGAACTCCGCAAGATTCCCGACTTCGCGTCTCAGGCCGGCTCCCTGACATCCTCCCATGCCCTTGCCGTGTTGATGCTCACAGGTTTCTTTTACTTCACGCTCATTGAAGTACCTCGCTCCATTGTGGTCTGTTTCGCGGTCGCCGATTATCTCGCTTTGCTGTTACCTCGGTACTTCTTGAGCCTTTATTTGAAGCATGGACAATTGGGGGCTGATCGCGAGCGAGTACTCATTGTGGGAACTTCCGAAAGCGGCTTGTCCATGGCTCAAACAATAATCGACAAGCAAGTTCCGGTCTTGAAATTGATCGGTTTTGCGGACAACGTCCCCCCAGAAGGCAGGCGACTTTCTGCCCCGGTAATCGGAGGAATCGAAGACGTCCCCAGGCTGGTGCAGGAATATTCCGTTGCGGTAGTGATCTTGGCCTTTCCGGAGAACCGCGGGATCGAAGCACGGTCGGCCATTGAAAGGCTGGAAAGCCTACCCGTGCGGATTTACATCCTTCCGGACGTGCTGTCCCTCGCTTTCGCGCAGTCGGAAGTTGAGCGAATCGGAGACCTGGTTGTCATCGGTGTGCGGGAGCCCCTTATTCAGGGGCACAGGCGGGTCGCCAAGAGGATCATGGATGTGACATTGAGCCTGCTGGGCCTGGTCATTGCCTGGCCTTTGTTTCTGCTAATTTGGATTGCGATAAGGTTGGATTCACCAGGTCCTGTTATTTTTGTGGCAAAGAGGGTGGGACTCAACGGGAAGATCTTCGATCTGTACAAGTTCCGTACCATGACCGCCGGTACGGAAAACGCTCAGGCGGATGCTGCGAAGGCTCCCACCACAACGAAGGAGGAAGCCTGTCGGGTAGTTTATAAGACCAAAGATGATCCAAGAATAACGCACGTCGGGAGATGGTTGCGCAAGACGTCGCTAGACGAGCTTCCACAGCTTTTTAATGTAATCAAAGGAGACATGTCATTGGTGGGACCCAGGCCGGAACAGCCCTTTCTCACCGAGTGCTACGATCATTGGGAGTGGCAGCGGCTTCTGGTACCTCCCGGCGTTACAGGCTGGTGGCAGGTTTCGGGTCGCGGTGATCTCCCCATGCATCTCAACGCTCAATACGACATTTATTATGTAAGGAACTAT
This sequence is a window from Desulfomonile tiedjei. Protein-coding genes within it:
- a CDS encoding phenylacetate--CoA ligase family protein gives rise to the protein MRVYLKNLISTVLPRHIVKWMREVTNYLPKSWKYGKPYKEAVALLTQSETWDLKELLAYQQRQLRLLIDFAYSNVPYYTEVFQTHGLTPKDIQTPEDIQKLPFLTKEIVRERKADLMASNFSFFTRDEAHTSGSTGAALSFFMDHSTRAFERAIARRHLDWLGYNPGEPVAFFSPMPLALMRKGYVYIRPLKELRFSFGVVNPDRLDRMVKVLQEFKPAYISAWPSSLYILARWMERKKKSVPPPSFLIAGSENLYPHAKELIERVFQAPVIDHYGQEESVAVAIQCSLGQGYHIQMENSVVELVPHRDDLWELAGTCLHNFAMPFIRYRTGDLARKSDQPCPCGRSHPILSEIFGREVDFIVTPEGNLVSPLILSYVFHRSEEIRESQIIQEDLSSFRIKVVPWETISPATKEGLVRDFGKALESSRARMVIEEVEEIPPTLGCKRPFVISHIRPENRFWEESASRAR
- a CDS encoding sugar transferase, producing MFRHYHRFKLMLMAADVVFTVGLLAALTQYGGSLPRIAGRTDSAAPEWFVFLLVGLLWHALFAMMGVYELRKIPDFASQAGSLTSSHALAVLMLTGFFYFTLIEVPRSIVVCFAVADYLALLLPRYFLSLYLKHGQLGADRERVLIVGTSESGLSMAQTIIDKQVPVLKLIGFADNVPPEGRRLSAPVIGGIEDVPRLVQEYSVAVVILAFPENRGIEARSAIERLESLPVRIYILPDVLSLAFAQSEVERIGDLVVIGVREPLIQGHRRVAKRIMDVTLSLLGLVIAWPLFLLIWIAIRLDSPGPVIFVAKRVGLNGKIFDLYKFRTMTAGTENAQADAAKAPTTTKEEACRVVYKTKDDPRITHVGRWLRKTSLDELPQLFNVIKGDMSLVGPRPEQPFLTECYDHWEWQRLLVPPGVTGWWQVSGRGDLPMHLNAQYDIYYVRNYSVWLDLKILFKTIGAVLKGKGAY